The genome window GTAGTGAGGACTTTAGTCCTTCTTCGCTTAACTCAAGAACGGACTGAAGTCCGCACTACGAACAGGTTAGTAGTGAGGACTTTAGTCCTTCTTCGCTTAACTCAAGAACGGACTGAAGTCCGCACTACGAACAGGTTAGTAGTGAGGACTTTAGTCCTTCTTCGCTTAACTCAAGAACGGACTGAAGTCCGCACTACGAACAGGTTAGTAGTGAGGACTTTAGTCCTTCTTCGCTTAACTCAAGAACGGACTGAAGTCCGCACTACGAACAGGTTAGTAGTGAGGACTTTAGTCCTTCCTTAGTTTAACTCAAGAACGGACTGAAGTCCGCACTACGAATCTATTCCCTATTTAAAACCCGTCAACACCCCGTAAATCGCCCAAATCGCCATCGCCCGCAAATAGTGACTCGCCCGAAAAGTCCCCCCAGCCGTAATTGCTTCCGGCGTGCGAAACTGTAACCCATTCTCATAAATCTGCTTCACCACCGCATCCGTCAACTTAAACGCTTTATCCTCCATTCCCATCTGTACCAAAAAGGCCGCTAACCCAAAATTAATCCCCGTCCAAACTTCCAAAGGATGAGTCGCATTCGGATTTTCCGGGGAACCGTTCAGCATCACCCCATTCGCTGCGCCGAACTCGCCGTCATTGAAGTTTAAAAAGCAAGATTCATAGACGGTTTCTAAAGCGCTGACTGCACATTCAGGCGGCACAATATCTGGCAATCCCAACAGTTTTGCGTAAAATTGACCGCACAATTGATCCGCCATCACGACTTCGGAATTACTCTCGCTGTCCAAACGGTAATATTGACCGTTCCACAGTTTTTCTTGATAGCTGGGTCTGGCTTGTAGTAGCCAACTGTGATATAATGCAATCTTTGCTTGCGGATTCGGAAGGATGTCCGGTGCTGCATCTTCTAAGATTTCGCCGATCGCGATCGCACTCTCCAACGCCGCCAACCACAAACCGCCACAATACGCACTAATTCCCCGCATTTGCCAATCATCAAACGTTTGATCCGGTGCACCGGAATTCTCAGGAATGCCGTCCCCATCCTCATCAAAGGTTTTCAGATAAGCCAAAGCCTCCACAATTGCCGGCCAACACTCTTGCAAAAACTCACAATCTGTGCCACCAGTCAACAGGAAATCCCGATAAACCTGCAACACAAAATCGCAAGGTAAATCCTTCCACAAATTGCAATCTTGATAGCTAGTATAATTCGTTTTCTCCCAAGGATGTTCGTTCGGAGCACCCAAATCGTGGGGCGTCGCGCCGACAGCTTTTCTAATCGCCGCAGCTTGATTCCAGCCAATAACTCTCGGCGTGTCGTCACCCGCAGAAATTGCCCTCGCAAAGGCAATCATTACCGACTTTTCTAATTCAGGCCACAACATCAACAAAGCAAAAGAACCATAAAGCCGCACGTCCAAACTTTCGTACCAGCGGTAATCAATGCACTCCAAAACCCCAAATTGACCTTTCGGATCGCGTTCATCCGCCGCACTCCACAGAGTACCGCCGTCAGTCAAAATATACAACTCATTAAACAGCGCCATTTTAAAACTATCAGACAAGTCTGTGCGTTCTAAAATGGGTTTTTGCCAAGCTTCTATACTTTCGCGCCAAGTATCGGAATGCTTCATCGCCGTGCGAA of Microcoleus sp. bin38.metabat.b11b12b14.051 contains these proteins:
- a CDS encoding GH116 family glycosyl hydrolase, which codes for MNNDRTSNQNIPPQAWKRPIGLGWENPYTVRYASNLDDGPWHGMPLGGFGAGCIGRSPRGDFNLWHIDGGEHIFRSLPACQFSIFEETKGKKQAYALSTEPPTDGSLSTWKWYPSEVRGKSEEGSSAADFLTDVTDGKQKAEGREEKSNYSGTYHALYPRSWFVYENVFEAQLTCEQFSPILPNNYQESSYPVAMFEWVAHNPTDAPITLSIMLTWENLVGWFTNANKSPEVKVRDDGSPFYDYKPRWGESAGNFNLLVEDFHRIGCVMTRLTADDEPQEGEGQWAIATITNPAVEVFYQTRWNPAGNGEDIWRHFAAEGFLLDDKDETAAAPGEQLACAIAVRFTVRPGKTRKIPFIIAWDLPVTEFASGISYYRRYTDFFGRNGKNVWPMIRTAMKHSDTWRESIEAWQKPILERTDLSDSFKMALFNELYILTDGGTLWSAADERDPKGQFGVLECIDYRWYESLDVRLYGSFALLMLWPELEKSVMIAFARAISAGDDTPRVIGWNQAAAIRKAVGATPHDLGAPNEHPWEKTNYTSYQDCNLWKDLPCDFVLQVYRDFLLTGGTDCEFLQECWPAIVEALAYLKTFDEDGDGIPENSGAPDQTFDDWQMRGISAYCGGLWLAALESAIAIGEILEDAAPDILPNPQAKIALYHSWLLQARPSYQEKLWNGQYYRLDSESNSEVVMADQLCGQFYAKLLGLPDIVPPECAVSALETVYESCFLNFNDGEFGAANGVMLNGSPENPNATHPLEVWTGINFGLAAFLVQMGMEDKAFKLTDAVVKQIYENGLQFRTPEAITAGGTFRASHYLRAMAIWAIYGVLTGFK